The genomic segment CTCACCATTCATTCCCTGACATTCCTGTGGATACTGGTATAAAATATCAAATGgacatagaataaaaaaaaacagtcaagtaTTGTGCTTAACCTAAATAGTGTTGTGCACCCCGCCTCCAGTCCTTTTTTGACACATTACAATCTGTATATTGTGAGTAGTAACACTGACATTCAATCACACCTTGTCTTCAGCCAACTTGTCATCTATCATCCCATTCATGAAACCGGCCTTCATGCTATCAAAATCACCCGGCACGTCGAAGAACACCTCGTCGTCAAAGCAGAGGTCGTCCGGGTAGGCCGCGAGGAAGGGCAGCTTCATGACGAAGCCGGTCACCACGCCTCCGACGGCCGCAGCGGCGATGGTGGCGAAGATGGCAGCCACCTGGTACATGGCCTGCGTCTCGGCGGTGCGGCCCAGCCCGGCCTTCAGCCCCGGGATCAGCTCCCGCAGCGCGTCCAGCTTCGGGTCTCCCTCCATGGGCGCGCGGTGGGCGAAGATCTGGTACATGCTGGGGCCGTAGGTCTCCTCGGTGGCCAGCAGGATGGCGCAGATGCCCGCCGTGCAGGAGATGAGGCCGGTGAGGCCGTGCAGGTTGTGGATGCCGCACTGGTCCTGGATGCGGAGGCGGCGCGCCAGGAAGGGCGTCAGGTACTTGTAACCCAGGAAGCAGGCCGTGCAGCCCATGATGCCCAGCGCGTAGGCGGCGGCCGGCGTGATCATCATGTCCACCGAGGCGCCCACCGTCACGCCGCCCGCCAGCGTCACGTTCTGCACGTCGGCCATGGTGATCTTGCCCCGCTTGCTGAAGACGGCGGAGAGCGCGAAGGCGGTGAGCGTGGAGGAGCTCAGGCCGATGAAGGTGTGCAGGATGGCCCGGTGCTGGTCGTCGCCCTTGAAGGTCAGCGCCGAGTTGAACGACGGCCAGAAGACCCAGAGGAAGAGCGTGCCCATCACCGACAGGATGTCCGACGTGTAGCTGGTCACCTCCTTGGCGTGGCCCTGGTTGAGCGCCGGCCGGTACAGCACGAAGGTGGCCCCCAGGCCAAAGTAGCAGGCGAACAGGTGGATGAGGATGGAGCCCCCGGCGTCGTTGATCCGCAGGTACTTGAGCACGGCCCACTCGGTGGCGGCCCAGATGGGGATCTCCAGCAGGGCCATGACCAGCAGCTGCACGGGGCTGACCTTGCCCAGCACCGCCCCGAAGGAGATGAGCACCACGGCGCAGGCGAACTCGGCGTTGATCAGGTTCACCACGCCCAGGTGGATCTTGCCGTCCCAGTAGAACTGGAAGTAGCCGTGCACCAGCGTGGCCCACTGGATGGCGAAGGTGGCCGTCAGGAAGTTGAAGACCATGCCGCCGAAGCCGTAGAAGCGCAGGAAGGCCAGCAGGCAGCCGAAGCCGATGAAGATCATCACCTGCACGTCGGTGAAGTAGGGGTAGTCCCGGTACAGGGCGTTCTGCATGGGGTCGGTCAGGTTGTTCTGGAACTTGGCGTCGGCGCTCTCGTCGTAGGTCACGAAGAGGGCGTAGAGGGCCAGGAACACGGCCTCGCACACAAACACCAGCACCGGCAGGCGCACACGCAGGCTGGTGTCCTTCGTCATCCTTGCGttatactgactgactgactggctggctgtgaCACGACTGGGATAGAACccttctcttgcctccctcttCTTTTATACAGGCCCGGACCAACTGATAAACGGGGCTATTGACACAAGCAGGAGAAGGAGGTGAAGCTagaagaggagggtggggggtggggtgcatgcatgtgctgtgtGCGACAGAGGACTCctactacacatacagtatgcacgtcTCGTGTGCGAGAACACAAGCTTTTTGGACTTTGGCCTTTTTAATTACACCGCTAAGACATTGTGACAGGCCAGCAAAATGGTGTGGCTTGCATAACCTAAGCTGATTAATGAAATGACCACTGATGTCTGTACAGTGAAACCCTGCGCAGCATGACCGCTGCAGCTGATGTTTCCCCATGAAAAAGGATTAGGTAGCCTATTAGAGCAGCTACAGCAGTTAGCTTATTATAACACTTACAGCAGTTAGCTGAGAGTCAAAAGTGATCATAGGGTGGCCCTAAAAAATGTTTGGACGGCTAAATATTTGGCTGTTATGTCACCGCATGCTCAAGGCTGCCAATTTTTAGCCGAGAGGTAGTGGGAGGGTGGCTGGCTGACCCAGAGCGacccaaatatgtgtgtgtgtgtgtgtgtgtgtgtgtgtgtgtgtgtgtgtgtgtgtgtgtgtgtgtgtgtgtgtgtgtgtgtgtgtgtgtgtgtgtgtgtgtgtgtgtgataaattaaCCACCAAATATATTTCTCATAATTTAACAGTAATGACTGGCCAATAGGTCAAAATATCTGGATAGAATAGTGCCTGTCTTGGAAGACTGTATTTTCTTTGTAAGCAGCATCCCGTTGTCAGCGAGATCACAAGTCATACAACTATGTGTGGAAGTCCTGAGCTTGAACCTGTACTTTGTTTCTGCTGACAACTCCGAGGGTTTGTACTGACATCTGGTGGTGGAGATTTGTAAGAGCAGCATCTGGTCGCTCCTCTGCACTGCTCGTCGTTCCTAAATTGCgtacacaaaggggaaaatgcacacaaaaaattgACAGGCGAATGTTTTCAAACCGAACCAATTCGAGTTTCCACCAGAACACAACCGTACAAGTGTATGTTACCTTACCGTGAATTGTAGTCCCACACGGATTTGTTCACAATCCAACCACCTGGTGACTCCGTTTTTTGCGCAAGTAACCAGAACTCCATACTTTTAATAGCACTCCTTCCCTTCTTGAAGTGCAGCCCATCCTGCGTTGTACAATAACGCGGAGAAGGGTTTTTACATATGCGGTTGTGTTCTCCACATAAAGAGCATCGCCTTTATTATAGAGGGTAGGTCACGTGGGATCTCAGCTAGCTACCCAAGGATGCGATTGCCCATGATGCATTGCATTGCCAACGTAGACAAACCAAACTGGTGCGGAATCGTGAATATGGCCACCGGTGTTTGAGCTTCTCGTGTAATTTCTTGAACGAGCAGAACATTTAATCTTAAACCGACAGACAAGACAGCCAATGAAATATAACACTTACTCGTTTCGGACGATAGCAAGTGTGTAAGCAAGTGATCTAGGAAGGTAAGACATCTCAAGATGTTTGTTTTGTTACCTATGCTAACATTCAGGAATCATAATCACTAGCAGGTTAGCTTACAGTATGCTTCTAATTTACACGTTTAAGTGTCAAACACACTGTTCATTGCACGTAGGACTTGTGTTCCTTTATACAGCCAAATGTATATATTTAGCATTGTGGTGTCAAATAGGTTGTGCTGCTTGCTGTTCTCCTGTCAAGCTCAAGCTAACGTTTcactgtcatgatacctgtgatgagGTGGCACAGGCATATCTGCCTGATTTTGTTCGTGCCGTTACGGTTCCCAAACATTGCAGAGCTGGAAAACCAAGACAGGGGGCTGTTGACACCTTAATCCATAATGTGCTTGCCTTTGCCCCCTTGACTCTCTGTGACATTTGTGAGTGACAGTGTTAGCATAGAGCTGTACGTGCCATCTCAATCAATGTAACTCAACATGACTGACAGCATTCCTGTGTCTCCGTGTCATTTCATGTAAACAAATAAATCAGGCAGTTCATCTTGGCTCTTTGGCGATTTAAACATTGTGTGACAAGATTACCAAACCTTAAATCGTCAGGTATCACCCAAAGAGGTGCTTAATGACAAACTATTTATTTCATTTAGGAGTCATGGCTAGTCCAAGGACCAGGCGCGTGCTGAAGGAAGTGAGAACAAACGATGGCAACAATGTGAGTTCAGTCATTCCC from the Engraulis encrasicolus isolate BLACKSEA-1 chromosome 14, IST_EnEncr_1.0, whole genome shotgun sequence genome contains:
- the LOC134463084 gene encoding ammonium transporter Rh type B-like yields the protein MTKDTSLRVRLPVLVFVCEAVFLALYALFVTYDESADAKFQNNLTDPMQNALYRDYPYFTDVQVMIFIGFGCLLAFLRFYGFGGMVFNFLTATFAIQWATLVHGYFQFYWDGKIHLGVVNLINAEFACAVVLISFGAVLGKVSPVQLLVMALLEIPIWAATEWAVLKYLRINDAGGSILIHLFACYFGLGATFVLYRPALNQGHAKEVTSYTSDILSVMGTLFLWVFWPSFNSALTFKGDDQHRAILHTFIGLSSSTLTAFALSAVFSKRGKITMADVQNVTLAGGVTVGASVDMMITPAAAYALGIMGCTACFLGYKYLTPFLARRLRIQDQCGIHNLHGLTGLISCTAGICAILLATEETYGPSMYQIFAHRAPMEGDPKLDALRELIPGLKAGLGRTAETQAMYQVAAIFATIAAAAVGGVVTGFVMKLPFLAAYPDDLCFDDEVFFDVPGDFDSMKAGFMNGMIDDKLAEDKV